One window from the genome of Vibrio vulnificus NBRC 15645 = ATCC 27562 encodes:
- the pheT gene encoding phenylalanine--tRNA ligase subunit beta — MKFSESWLREWVNPAVTTDELTHQITMAGLEVDDVLPVAGTFNGVKVGHVVECGQHPDADKLRVTKVDVGEEALLDIVCGAANCRQGLKVAVATVGAVLPGDFKIKKAKLRGQPSHGMLCSFTELGIDVESDGIMELASDAPIGMDFRDFLALNDVTVDVDLTSNRADCFSIRGMAREVGVLNRADVTEPSVAPVAPSIDDTVAIDVKAPAACPRYLGRVVKNVNVQAKTPLWMQEKLRRCGIRSIDPVVDITNFVLLEQGQPMHAFDLAKIDGGIVVRLAEQGEKITLLDGSEAELNADTLVVADHNKALAIAGIFGGEESGVTSETKDVLLECAFFAPDHIRGRARSYGLHTDSSMRFERGVDYALQVNAMERATQLLVEICGGEVAPVVAVESEAELPKPNKVALRRTKLDNLLGHHIADSDVVEILERLGMTVETTAEGWVAVAPTWRFDIAIEQDLVEEVGRIYGYDNIPNQNPTAALKMHDHQEANIPLKRVRDLLVDRGYHEAITYSFVEPEQQKLVVPGVDALILPNPISAEMSAMRLGLIQGLLNTVVHNQKRQQPRVRLFEYGLRFIPCDTAENGMRQEPMLAGVIAGTRSEEHWNIDTNTVDFFDLKGDVEAILELSANDKAYSFVAAKHPALHPGQSAAIVVDGKEIGVIGTVHPELERKFGLNGRTIVFEIEWSAINRKVIPEAVALSKFPANRRDIAVVVDEAVASGDIVNACLEVGGEFLKAAKLFDVYVGKGVEEGKKSLAIALTLQSNERTLEDADIAGAVDAIVTHVSEKFGASLRD, encoded by the coding sequence ATGAAATTCAGCGAATCTTGGCTTCGTGAGTGGGTAAACCCTGCGGTTACTACTGACGAGCTTACTCACCAAATCACGATGGCCGGTCTAGAGGTAGACGATGTTCTTCCTGTAGCAGGCACTTTTAACGGTGTTAAAGTTGGTCACGTTGTGGAATGTGGTCAACATCCAGATGCAGACAAACTGCGTGTCACCAAAGTCGACGTTGGTGAAGAAGCGCTTTTGGACATCGTTTGTGGTGCAGCGAACTGTCGTCAAGGCCTGAAAGTGGCTGTGGCAACCGTGGGTGCTGTGCTACCAGGTGATTTCAAAATTAAGAAAGCGAAACTACGTGGTCAGCCTTCGCACGGCATGCTTTGCTCATTCACAGAGCTAGGCATCGATGTGGAATCGGATGGCATCATGGAACTGGCTAGCGATGCCCCAATCGGTATGGACTTCCGTGATTTCCTAGCACTGAATGACGTGACCGTAGATGTTGATTTGACGTCTAACCGTGCTGACTGTTTCAGCATCCGCGGTATGGCGCGTGAAGTGGGTGTACTCAACCGTGCTGACGTCACAGAGCCTTCTGTTGCTCCTGTTGCGCCTTCTATTGATGACACCGTTGCGATTGACGTTAAAGCACCAGCGGCGTGTCCACGTTACCTTGGTCGTGTGGTGAAAAACGTTAACGTTCAAGCGAAAACACCGCTATGGATGCAAGAAAAACTGCGTCGCTGTGGCATTCGTTCAATCGATCCAGTGGTTGATATCACAAACTTTGTTCTTCTAGAACAAGGCCAGCCAATGCACGCGTTTGATCTAGCGAAGATCGACGGTGGTATCGTAGTTCGTTTGGCTGAGCAGGGCGAGAAAATCACCCTTCTTGATGGCAGCGAAGCAGAGTTGAATGCCGATACATTGGTGGTTGCAGACCACAACAAAGCACTGGCAATCGCAGGTATCTTTGGCGGTGAAGAGTCCGGTGTAACCTCTGAAACCAAAGATGTGCTACTTGAGTGTGCTTTCTTTGCACCTGACCACATCCGTGGCCGCGCTCGTAGCTACGGTCTGCATACGGATTCTTCAATGCGTTTCGAACGTGGTGTGGATTACGCACTGCAAGTGAACGCAATGGAGCGTGCAACTCAGCTTCTTGTTGAAATCTGTGGCGGTGAAGTAGCACCTGTTGTTGCTGTAGAGTCTGAAGCAGAACTGCCTAAGCCAAACAAAGTGGCACTGCGTCGCACGAAACTGGACAACCTTCTAGGCCATCACATTGCAGACAGCGACGTGGTTGAGATCCTAGAGCGTCTGGGTATGACGGTAGAAACGACCGCAGAAGGTTGGGTTGCCGTGGCGCCAACATGGCGTTTCGACATCGCGATTGAGCAGGATTTGGTGGAAGAAGTTGGCCGTATTTACGGTTACGACAACATTCCAAACCAAAACCCAACCGCCGCACTGAAAATGCACGATCACCAAGAGGCGAACATTCCTCTTAAACGTGTTCGCGACTTGCTTGTTGACCGTGGTTACCACGAAGCGATCACTTACAGCTTTGTTGAGCCTGAACAACAGAAATTGGTTGTTCCAGGTGTTGATGCGCTGATCCTGCCAAACCCAATTTCTGCAGAAATGTCAGCAATGCGTCTTGGCTTGATTCAAGGTTTGCTAAACACAGTGGTTCACAACCAGAAGCGTCAGCAACCACGTGTTCGTCTATTCGAATACGGCCTGCGTTTCATCCCATGTGACACGGCTGAAAACGGCATGCGCCAAGAGCCAATGCTGGCCGGTGTTATCGCGGGTACTCGCAGTGAAGAACATTGGAACATCGATACCAACACGGTTGATTTCTTCGATCTTAAAGGTGATGTGGAAGCGATTCTTGAGCTTTCTGCAAACGACAAAGCATACAGCTTCGTTGCAGCAAAACATCCAGCACTTCACCCAGGTCAGTCAGCGGCGATCGTTGTTGATGGTAAAGAAATTGGTGTAATTGGTACCGTTCACCCAGAACTAGAGCGCAAGTTCGGTCTTAATGGTCGCACTATTGTGTTTGAGATCGAATGGTCTGCAATCAATCGCAAAGTGATCCCTGAAGCGGTGGCATTGTCTAAGTTCCCTGCAAACCGTCGTGATATCGCGGTTGTTGTCGATGAAGCGGTTGCTTCTGGTGACATCGTCAATGCGTGTCTAGAAGTGGGCGGTGAGTTCCTTAAAGCGGCAAAACTGTTTGACGTTTACGTAGGCAAAGGCGTTGAGGAAGGCAAGAAGAGCCTTGCAATCGCTTTGACTCTACAGTCTAACGAGCGCACGTTGGAAGATGCAGATATCGCAGGCGCGGTAGATGCCATCGTTACACATGTGTCTGAGAAGTTTGGCGCGTCACTGCGCGACTAA
- the pncB gene encoding nicotinate phosphoribosyltransferase, with product MCAPLFQPAIIQSVLDLDVYKINMMQAAYRFYPQTQVRYELIVRSDDNLSDLVEEVREEIDHLAELRFDAAQLAYLAEKAPYLTAEFLSYLETFRFHPQQQVSVGIFRTAQGDCQLRVTINGIWHETILYETLVMSIISELRNRRYWAQIPQSQLRKVLEDKLDFLDSELKRRNITHFRFSEMGTRRRFSFAAQKMMLDVLRARVPELLLGTSNYHLAQEFNLTPIGTVAHEWTMAHQALVAVQHSQRVALDKWLEAFDGSLGIALTDTIGIDAFLRDFDRDKATAYAGVRHDSGNPFVWGDKIIAHYESLGIDPTTKSLIFTDGLDFARALDICEYFAGRAQISFGIGTFLANDMGNWTNDKGTRYQPISMVVKMAECNGSPVAKISDEPEKAMCEDIFFLMNLKQRFGLEVDLDKAIETLKQMKRQQKKRIQSVA from the coding sequence ATGTGCGCGCCACTTTTTCAACCAGCCATTATTCAAAGTGTTCTTGATTTAGATGTCTATAAAATCAATATGATGCAAGCCGCGTATCGATTTTATCCTCAAACGCAAGTGCGCTACGAACTGATCGTTCGCTCGGATGACAACTTGTCTGATTTAGTGGAAGAGGTTCGTGAGGAAATCGACCACCTCGCAGAACTTCGCTTTGATGCTGCCCAACTGGCTTACTTGGCAGAGAAAGCACCCTATTTAACGGCTGAGTTTCTCTCCTATTTAGAAACCTTCCGCTTCCACCCTCAGCAACAAGTCTCTGTTGGTATTTTCCGCACCGCACAGGGCGATTGCCAACTCAGAGTCACCATAAACGGTATTTGGCACGAAACCATTCTCTATGAAACCTTAGTGATGAGTATTATCTCAGAGCTGCGCAATCGTCGTTATTGGGCACAAATACCCCAGTCTCAACTGCGCAAGGTATTAGAGGACAAACTGGACTTTTTAGATTCGGAACTTAAACGCCGTAATATTACTCATTTCCGCTTCTCTGAGATGGGGACACGACGCCGATTTAGCTTTGCTGCGCAAAAAATGATGCTTGACGTATTACGTGCACGAGTACCAGAGCTGCTCTTAGGCACCAGTAATTATCACCTTGCTCAAGAGTTCAATTTAACGCCAATTGGCACGGTCGCACATGAATGGACCATGGCGCATCAAGCGCTTGTTGCTGTTCAACACTCTCAACGTGTCGCATTAGACAAATGGCTTGAAGCGTTTGATGGCAGCCTTGGTATCGCTTTAACCGACACCATCGGTATTGATGCGTTTCTTCGCGATTTTGACCGAGACAAAGCCACTGCCTATGCAGGCGTCAGACACGATTCCGGCAATCCATTTGTTTGGGGAGATAAAATCATCGCCCACTACGAAAGTCTCGGCATCGACCCAACCACTAAATCCTTGATTTTTACCGATGGACTGGATTTTGCGCGTGCGCTTGATATTTGCGAGTATTTCGCCGGACGCGCACAGATAAGTTTTGGCATTGGCACTTTCCTCGCCAATGATATGGGCAATTGGACCAATGACAAAGGCACCCGTTACCAACCGATATCAATGGTGGTCAAGATGGCAGAATGTAATGGCTCCCCGGTGGCAAAAATCAGCGACGAGCCAGAGAAAGCTATGTGTGAAGACATCTTCTTCTTGATGAACCTCAAGCAACGCTTTGGCTTAGAAGTGGATCTCGATAAAGCGATCGAGACGCTAAAGCAGATGAAACGTCAGCAGAAAAAGCGCATTCAAAGCGTCGCTTAA
- a CDS encoding NUDIX hydrolase codes for MIVTIDMICLKLGEKGLEVLLIKRTNPERPQHGMWSIPGGFVFEHDLSQEGGQPADADFDSARRRICRQKIHTYPHYISEPMVDGNPKRDPHGWSVTIAHYALLNQTNIEQIQNCGLCDQQLAWFALESVLQGKVALAFDHADLIRLAWTKLRAAIEYTSVVLFALEKEFLVSDIIHAYAKFGVDVNRMTIKRRLIDTGVIVSANKIASTNKGKGGKPAQVYSLAHKHVTYFQTCLR; via the coding sequence ATGATTGTTACGATTGACATGATTTGCTTGAAGCTAGGTGAGAAAGGGTTGGAAGTTCTGCTGATTAAGCGCACCAATCCTGAGCGACCGCAGCATGGCATGTGGTCTATTCCGGGAGGATTTGTGTTTGAACACGATTTATCCCAAGAGGGAGGACAACCCGCCGACGCTGATTTTGACTCTGCGCGACGTCGTATCTGCCGACAAAAAATTCATACCTATCCTCACTACATCAGTGAGCCGATGGTGGATGGTAATCCAAAGCGCGATCCCCATGGTTGGAGCGTGACCATCGCTCACTATGCATTACTTAATCAAACCAATATCGAACAAATTCAAAACTGTGGTTTGTGCGATCAGCAATTGGCTTGGTTCGCGCTTGAGTCGGTACTGCAAGGTAAAGTGGCGCTGGCCTTTGACCATGCTGATTTAATTCGCCTCGCATGGACCAAATTACGTGCCGCGATCGAATACACTTCGGTGGTTTTGTTTGCACTCGAAAAAGAGTTTCTCGTTTCTGACATCATTCATGCCTACGCCAAGTTTGGTGTGGATGTGAACCGCATGACGATCAAGCGACGCTTGATCGATACTGGTGTGATCGTTAGCGCGAATAAAATTGCCTCGACCAATAAGGGGAAAGGAGGCAAGCCCGCTCAAGTTTATAGCTTAGCGCATAAGCACGTAACCTATTTTCAAACTTGCTTGCGTTAA
- a CDS encoding isochorismatase family protein, translating to MVDIFKNRTASLDVDPQQGFSELCPNELPVSGALEIVEALKQNHTKTKLKLVSRDMHPPGAAWEAETPANMLEPVGLPEVDIKWNPHCIVGTQGVELLPGLPAIREYDFQMNKGIDPDAHPYGAFYHDQADTLSTGGIEFLRTHGIDTVLVGGLALDFCVKKSIEQLVAAGFKVILNLASTRAVFPENNAQVLSHLTALGVICIDDVNQVQLHE from the coding sequence ATGGTAGATATCTTTAAAAATCGCACCGCGTCGTTAGATGTGGATCCGCAACAAGGGTTTAGTGAGTTATGCCCGAATGAGCTTCCTGTCTCCGGTGCGTTAGAAATTGTTGAAGCGTTAAAGCAGAATCACACAAAAACAAAGTTAAAGTTAGTGTCGCGCGATATGCATCCTCCGGGAGCTGCGTGGGAAGCTGAAACGCCTGCAAACATGTTAGAGCCGGTTGGTCTTCCGGAAGTGGATATTAAATGGAATCCGCATTGTATTGTCGGTACGCAGGGTGTCGAATTGTTACCGGGGTTACCGGCTATTCGAGAGTACGATTTCCAAATGAATAAAGGTATCGATCCCGATGCTCACCCATACGGGGCATTTTATCATGACCAAGCCGATACGCTATCGACAGGGGGAATTGAGTTCCTTCGTACCCATGGAATAGATACTGTGCTTGTCGGTGGGTTGGCACTGGACTTTTGCGTGAAGAAATCCATTGAACAGCTTGTTGCCGCAGGTTTTAAGGTGATTCTAAATTTGGCGTCAACTCGCGCAGTGTTTCCAGAAAACAACGCACAGGTGCTCAGTCACTTAACGGCGCTTGGCGTTATCTGTATCGATGATGTGAATCAAGTGCAACTGCACGAATGA
- the ihfA gene encoding integration host factor subunit alpha codes for MALTKADLAENLFETLGFSKRDAKDTVEVFFEEIRKALENGEQVKLSGFGNFDLRDKNERPGRNPKTGEDIPITARRVVTFRPGQKLKARVENLKK; via the coding sequence ATGGCGCTCACAAAAGCCGATTTGGCAGAGAACCTGTTTGAAACACTAGGATTTAGTAAACGGGACGCCAAGGACACGGTTGAAGTGTTTTTTGAAGAAATTCGCAAGGCACTAGAAAATGGCGAGCAGGTAAAGCTATCAGGTTTTGGTAACTTTGACTTACGTGATAAGAACGAAAGACCTGGTCGTAATCCAAAAACCGGTGAAGACATTCCAATTACTGCACGACGCGTTGTCACTTTCAGACCGGGCCAGAAGCTAAAAGCTCG